The following coding sequences are from one Bradyrhizobium sp. 200 window:
- a CDS encoding M23 family metallopeptidase, which yields MMVRDFMRVATFSRTLVFAAALGLSSEVIAQSIQLGMPIACEPGRTCYIQNYTDADPSASARDFKCGTLTYDGHNGTDFRLPSLASQRAGVEVVASAGGRVLRTRDGAPDGAIGKSAREAVRDVECGNGVVIEHPERWETQYCHMASGSLAVKPGDMVKARQPLGRVGLSGLTEYPHLHFTVRHKGEVVDPFAYGAAAGSCGSGELLWHPALHAQLAYQERVILNAGFANGPVTMELIEDGSAGKELPSAGAAAIVAFVRVIGLKTGDAQRFAITDPLGNVIAENRAPQLQTNKAQFMLFTGRKRPATGWERGTYKATYVVERDGQVVLKKDMELTL from the coding sequence ATGATGGTCCGGGATTTTATGCGCGTTGCGACTTTTTCTCGGACCCTTGTCTTTGCGGCGGCACTTGGTCTTTCTTCCGAGGTGATCGCCCAGAGCATTCAATTGGGGATGCCAATCGCCTGCGAACCGGGCCGGACCTGCTACATACAGAACTACACTGATGCCGACCCGTCAGCGTCAGCGCGAGACTTCAAGTGCGGCACCCTGACGTATGACGGGCATAACGGGACCGACTTTCGCCTGCCGTCGCTGGCGTCGCAAAGGGCAGGCGTGGAAGTCGTCGCTTCCGCAGGTGGCCGCGTTCTCCGCACACGGGACGGCGCGCCGGATGGCGCCATTGGTAAGTCTGCGCGCGAAGCCGTTCGCGACGTCGAATGTGGCAATGGCGTTGTGATCGAACATCCGGAGCGTTGGGAAACCCAGTATTGCCATATGGCTAGCGGCAGCCTCGCGGTGAAGCCCGGCGATATGGTAAAAGCTCGGCAGCCGCTTGGCCGCGTAGGCCTTTCAGGACTGACCGAATATCCTCATCTGCATTTCACGGTCAGGCATAAGGGAGAGGTCGTCGATCCCTTCGCATATGGGGCGGCTGCCGGCTCCTGCGGGAGCGGCGAACTGCTGTGGCACCCTGCGCTTCACGCGCAACTCGCTTACCAGGAGCGAGTCATTCTGAACGCCGGCTTCGCTAACGGTCCGGTGACGATGGAGCTCATCGAGGATGGAAGCGCGGGAAAGGAACTGCCGTCCGCCGGCGCGGCGGCGATTGTTGCTTTTGTTCGTGTCATCGGCCTGAAGACGGGCGACGCACAACGGTTCGCGATCACGGACCCGCTCGGAAACGTCATCGCCGAAAATCGAGCCCCGCAACTTCAGACGAACAAGGCGCAGTTCATGTTGTTTACCGGCAGAAAGCGACCGGC
- a CDS encoding helix-turn-helix transcriptional regulator, which translates to MHESSKALPFRQSRLRVNHAERGGPFQNVDEPQTGQPTEQGRNQSAMEYFGKAVAELFDCSSCYVAVMSHTSGSELEEVRIGHATIDPSCTTAVARIARKGAGTDCALLEPFNARTAFVRKLIGSEPGTNGHSVIGRFASRDRSTVVFVAGWRQTALARAEIPCLARAVRTVWETAHSLAQRPPDRHPNAETWLEKLAFPALIVDKGLRVHEVNRSGRALLAKAELIKLDGDRLAGSSGPVTENLREAIREALIPRPGQIWLNTTVPLSTERQQFAFAKIGAAPAHCDVGKALVIVPQFDEVMGAHRIASAFGLNWAEERIIARILQFQSPRDIGADLRLTEATVRTYTKRIMLKLGINRQAEFFLLYHLTQSPFGAGTREKAVGAVSPDCRLNDDGEVDLYTAGRRPLD; encoded by the coding sequence GTGCATGAGAGCAGCAAAGCATTGCCCTTCAGGCAGAGTCGGCTTCGCGTCAATCACGCTGAGCGCGGCGGACCTTTTCAGAACGTCGACGAACCGCAGACAGGACAGCCTACGGAGCAAGGTCGAAACCAGAGTGCGATGGAATATTTTGGCAAGGCTGTTGCCGAGCTTTTCGATTGCAGTAGTTGCTACGTCGCGGTCATGTCGCACACGAGCGGGTCGGAGCTTGAAGAGGTCCGGATCGGACACGCCACAATCGATCCGTCGTGCACCACGGCCGTCGCGCGAATTGCCCGCAAAGGCGCTGGCACAGATTGCGCTCTCCTCGAGCCTTTCAACGCACGGACCGCTTTTGTGCGAAAACTGATCGGCTCCGAGCCAGGAACAAACGGTCATTCCGTCATAGGCAGGTTTGCCTCTCGCGACAGGTCAACCGTGGTGTTTGTAGCGGGGTGGCGGCAGACTGCGCTCGCCCGGGCCGAAATTCCCTGTCTCGCGCGCGCGGTGCGCACGGTTTGGGAGACGGCGCATTCCCTTGCGCAGCGGCCACCGGATCGACACCCAAACGCAGAAACCTGGCTGGAAAAACTGGCTTTTCCTGCACTCATCGTGGACAAAGGCCTGCGTGTTCACGAGGTCAATCGCAGTGGACGGGCGCTGCTGGCAAAGGCCGAACTCATCAAGCTGGATGGTGACAGGCTCGCCGGGTCCAGCGGACCGGTAACCGAGAATTTGAGGGAGGCAATCCGGGAGGCGTTGATTCCGCGGCCTGGTCAGATTTGGCTGAACACAACTGTGCCTCTCTCGACGGAGCGCCAGCAGTTTGCCTTCGCCAAGATTGGGGCCGCACCAGCCCATTGCGACGTGGGAAAAGCGTTGGTCATCGTGCCGCAATTCGATGAAGTGATGGGGGCACACCGTATTGCCTCAGCCTTCGGCTTGAACTGGGCCGAAGAGCGGATCATCGCTCGAATTCTTCAATTCCAAAGTCCACGGGACATCGGTGCCGACCTGCGGTTGACCGAGGCAACGGTCAGAACCTACACCAAGCGCATCATGCTTAAACTGGGGATCAATCGGCAGGCAGAGTTCTTTCTGCTCTATCATCTCACGCAATCGCCGTTTGGCGCCGGGACGCGTGAGAAAGCCGTCGGCGCAGTGTCACCGGATTGCCGCTTGAACGACGACGGTGAGGTTGACCTTTACACGGCCGGCAGGCGGCCACTGGATTGA
- a CDS encoding HlyD family type I secretion periplasmic adaptor subunit: MTARGQDRAITVSRKEQPRSDMRRIIGWGCVLLILQFCCFGVWATTVPLRGAVMAPGVIKVHSKRKAVQHLEGGIIKSIYVRENDQVKAGQLIARLDTTQIEAMLGSLETKFFAALAIEARLAAEQTRAESILFPDELKKNASHASARIAMQTQESEFAARLAAIENERKMIDQQMLQLTDSIRGLESNTKGVEQQLKLLQEEIADTSYLLAKGLARKPRVLALKRAEAESSGQIARNTSSVAEMRGKMAELEDRRRQLGFNQNQEVAKHLHATSEEIGDLRHRIAGLRDQLGRSELRAPEGGKIVGLNSRDLNAVLAPRETLLEIVPTEDRLVIEAALKPMDREEVHAGQIARVRVHALNIRRRPMLDGKVIGVAADALTDAKSGVTSYMAEVELDIDAPTSSYISSLLPGMPVEIFVETGERTFAQYLLQPMELRINRAFREH, from the coding sequence ATGACGGCAAGAGGTCAAGATCGTGCAATCACCGTTTCCCGCAAGGAACAACCGCGATCCGACATGCGGCGGATCATCGGATGGGGATGTGTACTGCTCATTCTGCAATTTTGCTGCTTCGGCGTGTGGGCCACGACGGTTCCGCTTCGCGGCGCGGTTATGGCACCAGGCGTCATAAAGGTCCATTCAAAGCGCAAGGCAGTCCAGCATCTCGAGGGAGGGATAATAAAGTCAATTTACGTCAGGGAAAACGATCAGGTTAAGGCCGGCCAGCTCATCGCGCGGCTCGACACCACGCAGATCGAAGCAATGCTCGGCTCGCTCGAGACAAAATTTTTTGCGGCTCTGGCGATAGAGGCGCGGCTTGCTGCGGAACAGACCCGCGCCGAATCGATTTTGTTTCCCGACGAACTGAAGAAGAACGCGAGCCATGCGTCCGCACGTATTGCCATGCAAACTCAGGAATCCGAGTTTGCAGCCCGACTGGCCGCGATCGAGAATGAGCGCAAGATGATCGATCAGCAGATGCTGCAATTGACGGACTCGATCCGAGGCCTCGAAAGCAACACTAAAGGTGTCGAGCAACAACTCAAGTTATTGCAGGAGGAGATAGCTGATACGAGCTACCTCCTTGCAAAGGGCCTCGCCCGAAAGCCACGCGTGTTGGCCTTGAAACGAGCCGAAGCCGAGTCCAGCGGACAGATTGCCCGCAACACGTCATCTGTGGCCGAGATGAGAGGCAAAATGGCGGAGCTGGAGGACAGGCGTCGACAGCTCGGCTTCAATCAGAATCAGGAAGTCGCGAAGCATCTGCATGCGACGAGTGAGGAGATTGGCGATCTTCGACATCGAATTGCCGGGTTGCGCGATCAGCTTGGCCGGTCCGAATTGCGCGCCCCAGAGGGTGGAAAGATCGTCGGCCTCAACAGCAGAGATCTTAACGCGGTGCTTGCACCCCGCGAAACCCTCCTGGAAATAGTTCCGACGGAAGATCGGCTTGTCATCGAGGCAGCATTGAAGCCAATGGATCGGGAAGAAGTTCATGCCGGACAGATCGCGCGCGTGCGTGTTCACGCGCTGAATATTCGTCGTCGGCCCATGCTCGATGGAAAAGTCATCGGCGTGGCGGCAGACGCACTGACCGACGCCAAGAGTGGCGTTACGTCTTACATGGCGGAAGTGGAGCTCGATATCGACGCGCCGACCTCCTCCTATATCTCGTCATTGCTGCCCGGAATGCCCGTTGAAATATTTGTTGAAACAGGAGAACGAACTTTTGCGCAATATTTACTGCAGCCGATGGAACTTCGCATCAACCGCGCGTTTAGGGAGCACTAA
- a CDS encoding type I secretion system permease/ATPase translates to MVWIVAFSVSINVLLLVLPFYSIEVFDRVISSGSVETLVGLTVIAAVALIFSAAFETLRSRLLSRFAVRFERYLAPIVLESTIVDAANHGDGRTHDLAKVRELRTFLSSAVVAALLDAPFLPAFILILFFLHPWYGVIALIGTAILLTMGIASRWIARAEIAQAYQAAQKTQATLDGIVRHSSLVHAMGWTRGAIREFMDLNDQALSPVVRASERVYVIGAVARMVRTILQVAAIAAGAWLVLQSEVLVGSLIASSILIARTLQPMEGLISAWRALASAHEAWKQVQEAAAPMLVRERRTLLPSPSGRIEVMRVTYRMAAVQRPILAGITFGCLPSRIIVVIGPTGAGKSTLLRLMAGLERPSGGTIRLDNAALHDWDPDQLGQFVGYLPQDVQLLGGTVAEAIAGFDEHARDEDVVAAAKLAQAHEMILSLPAGYQTEIGRDGNKLSGGQRQRIGLARAFFGNRKLILLDEPNANLDPEGEQALCSAIERAKARGATLVIVTHRPRLLTIADAVLFLRDGVQVSFGSPAEVLRLPGTPVLKPHVVRHSTEPPKLATGGTAR, encoded by the coding sequence TTGGTGTGGATCGTCGCCTTTAGCGTGTCGATTAACGTGCTGCTTCTGGTCTTGCCCTTCTATTCCATTGAAGTGTTTGATCGGGTGATCAGCAGCGGCAGCGTCGAAACTCTTGTTGGCCTCACCGTCATTGCTGCAGTTGCCCTTATTTTTAGCGCTGCGTTCGAAACCCTGCGCAGCCGGCTGCTCAGCCGCTTCGCGGTCAGATTCGAGCGGTACCTCGCTCCCATCGTGCTTGAAAGCACGATCGTTGATGCCGCCAATCATGGCGACGGCAGGACGCACGATCTTGCGAAGGTGCGCGAGTTGAGGACGTTCCTCTCCAGCGCAGTTGTTGCAGCGTTGCTCGATGCTCCCTTTCTTCCGGCATTCATTCTCATTCTCTTCTTCCTGCATCCCTGGTACGGCGTGATAGCCCTGATCGGAACGGCAATTCTGCTTACGATGGGTATCGCGAGCCGCTGGATTGCCCGGGCCGAAATCGCGCAGGCGTATCAGGCCGCACAGAAGACCCAGGCTACCCTTGACGGAATCGTCCGACATTCCAGCCTGGTGCATGCAATGGGCTGGACCAGAGGTGCGATCCGCGAATTCATGGACCTCAACGACCAGGCCTTGTCGCCTGTGGTTCGAGCCAGCGAACGCGTGTATGTCATCGGCGCGGTGGCCCGCATGGTAAGAACGATATTGCAGGTTGCCGCGATCGCCGCAGGTGCCTGGCTCGTGCTTCAGAGCGAAGTGCTGGTGGGCAGTCTGATTGCGAGCTCGATCCTGATCGCCCGCACACTGCAGCCGATGGAGGGCCTGATCTCGGCGTGGCGCGCTCTTGCATCCGCGCACGAGGCCTGGAAGCAGGTTCAGGAAGCCGCAGCTCCGATGCTTGTTCGAGAGAGGCGTACGCTGCTGCCGTCCCCATCCGGCAGGATTGAAGTGATGCGGGTGACTTATCGGATGGCCGCGGTGCAGCGCCCGATCCTCGCAGGCATCACGTTTGGATGCCTGCCCTCCAGGATTATTGTCGTTATCGGCCCGACCGGTGCTGGAAAATCGACCTTGCTGCGCCTGATGGCGGGGCTGGAACGACCGAGCGGTGGCACGATCCGGCTGGACAACGCAGCCCTGCATGACTGGGACCCCGATCAGCTTGGGCAGTTTGTCGGCTATCTTCCTCAGGACGTGCAGCTTCTGGGCGGCACCGTGGCCGAAGCCATCGCCGGCTTTGACGAACATGCGCGGGACGAGGACGTCGTTGCCGCGGCCAAGCTCGCGCAGGCGCACGAGATGATCCTGTCTCTGCCAGCCGGCTACCAGACCGAAATAGGGCGCGATGGCAACAAGCTTTCCGGTGGACAGCGCCAGCGTATTGGTCTTGCCCGTGCGTTCTTTGGCAATCGCAAATTGATCCTGCTGGATGAGCCGAATGCCAATCTCGACCCGGAGGGCGAGCAGGCGCTGTGCTCCGCCATTGAGCGGGCGAAAGCGCGCGGCGCGACACTGGTGATTGTCACCCATCGGCCCCGACTATTGACCATCGCAGATGCGGTGCTCTTTTTGAGGGATGGCGTGCAGGTCTCTTTCGGGTCGCCTGCTGAAGTTCTCCGCCTGCCGGGCACCCCCGTCTTGAAGCCGCACGTAGTCCGGCACAGTACGGAACCTCCGAAACTGGCCACGGGGGGAACTGCCCGATGA